DNA sequence from the Chitinispirillales bacterium ANBcel5 genome:
CACAATCTAAAGCTTGTTCTGATTCTCTCCTTCTTTTTCTTGCATATTGTTCTCTTGAATAACACCCTGCCAGATTTGAATGTTCTATGTTTGGTGCACCATCGGTTATATATACAATTTTAACATCTTTTAAATATCGCAACCTGCTTCCCATACTTATAACATCATCATCGGGATGAGCAGCTACAATTAGAGTTCTTCTATTTACGTTATTGGGTTTATAGCATAGCTTCTCAAGAAAAGAATCAATCACGAGTATTGCTCCTGATAGTCTTCTTTATCACTTGTTATATTTTCATGTGAATCTTTTAGTAGTTGAACAGATTCATAGTAACCATTAACCGTTCCTACATCTACATACTTTGAACCGGCAGATATCCCAAAAACATTTTCCCCACTTTCAATATAGGTATTTATAAGAGTTCCAAAATATTCATCTCTTTTACCCTTCAAACACCATAATTTGTACAATTTTTGTAGTATTTTTCCGTTAAGCTTAAATGCGCCCCATATGAGATTAGTATGTTTTTGCACATGTTTGACCATAATCTTTTTTACCGATAGGTCATCATTTAATTCTACAGCATCGTAAAATTCAGGTTTTTTTACTGGAAATAACAGAAGAGAAAATATATCGTCAGGTAGCTCACATAATGCTTTTTCAGGAAACCAAATAGTGTCGGGTAAACCTACCAACACTTGTTCATCCTTGTTAATCAGAGGTAGCGCTCTGAAGATTGAATCACAAAGACCACATGGATTTGATTGTATAGTGTATGAAAAATGTACTGAATCGTTTCCCTGACCAAAATAACTCAATATATCACTCTTGGTCGAAGATATTACAAAACATATTTTTGTGACCCCTGCCCTTACCATTCTCTCAACTAAATATTCACACACTGCCTTTGGACGTAATCTACCATTTTCTACCTTACTGCCGACAGGAAGAAGCTCTTTAGAAAATGCAAGAGGTTGAATACGAGACCCTGATCCTGCAGCAGGAATTATCCCCCACATATTACACACACTCCTTCTGTTGTATGCTTACTATCAAATTTTCAAGTTTTTGTGCCCGATGATATGCTCTATGCTGATCAAAAACCCTCTCTTGAGCACATTTTGCAATTTTGTCCCGCTGTGCCTGATCCATTTGAAGCATTTCTATAACATCCATAAAACTTTTGGCTATTAGTATTTCAGAAATGGGTTCGAAGAAATTTTCTATTCCAGACCAACTATCACTTATAACAGGTACCCTGCATGCAGCTGCTTCAAATATCCTGGCCGAAGGACAATATCCGCATTTTACCATCTCTTTTCGGGTAATATTTAATGTAAACTTACTCGACGAGTAAAACACATTGTGCAAGGGTGGTGGTACGTGCCCCGCGAAACTTATATTGGCTTTCCACTCAAAATCCTCAGGATATTGAGCCCCACCTGCCAAAAAGCGCCCCCCGGGAAACTCTTCAGACACTCTTAAAAACAGCTCTTTAAATCCACCATGACGATCTAACGCATACGTTCCAAGATAACTGAGATCTGATATATAGTCAGGATGTGGTTCAACAGGTTTGTGCCAATCGGGATCAACACACCCATAGAGAGTATCAACTCTTTTTGCACCCAATAGCCGTTTTAACCCATCTACAGAATCTCCACCAGTGTAACTCAAAACAAGATCAAATGAACTTAGTTTTTCTGATGGTATATACTCCGGCCATTCACCATCTATAATTTGGTTAAGAGTTACAGGAGTGTCAAGATCGTAAAATATCTTTGTTTTTACATCTGAATTAAAAATCACATTATATGCATCCTGTGAATTTTTACAATAGGAAGTTATTATAGCTGCATCTGCTCTTTTTAAACTTTTTTTTACTCTGTATTCAACTTCTTTCCATGTTGAATACAGAACTAATTGAAGGCCTTTTGGGGGGATGTAATCTCGATGGGAAGCGTAATATGGAACATCACGTTCATAGAAAATCACTTCATGATTACGTTTAAGTAATTCCTTAATGATACCTCTCCATAAAGTAGCATGTCCATTTCCCCATGATGAGCTTATTGCAAGCCCAAAAATCACCACTGTCACTCTTTTGTCCCTTTCAAATTGATATTCACACAACAAAATTCAATGTTTTTAAAACTGCACTATCCTGAAACAATCTAATTTCACTTATCGATCCAGGATCAATGCTTAAACGTAAAAACATATCAAGAGCTATGCCACACAGATATGAAATAACAGATTTAATAGGTTCGTTGTGACTAACTATAAGAATCCTTCTATGGGGTGTTTCTCTTTTCAGTTTTTCAATAAATGTAATCATACGATTTTGAACAGATATCATACTCTCACCATTAGGTGCTTTTGTCAAACTTCTAAAAGAATGAAAACGTTTCCATTCATAGTCGTGTTCAAGCGATTCAAATGTTTTTCCATTCCAGTTCCCATAATCTAATTCTATGAGTAGTGAGTCCAATTGTAGTGGTATACCATATTCTGCACATAATGGTTTTGCTGTTTCCACGCAACGTTCCAAAGGGCTACTATACACTACGTCTATTTTTTTCTTTCCCAAAATTTTCACTAATTGCTTTGATTGTTCGTAACCTCTTTCACTTAAATGGACATTTTTTAACCTACCCGGTATTTTTCCAGAAAAATCTACATACCCATGCCTTACTAAAAAAAGTTCTACCATAATTGTCTCCTACTAATCTTTTGAAATGGTTGTCTCTTTTTTTACATATCGTGCAACCACATCTTGTGCAAACTCTGCAAACTCTTCAAGAATAATAGGAGGACTTGTAATTGACGGCTGTATGCCCCTTGATGGAGGTGTAAAGCATAGTGTTATAGTAATGTCAAATTCTTTTAAGGCCTCCATTTGTTTATCAAACCAATCTATTGCATTAGGTCTGTGCCAATCGGCCCAGCTTATACCAGTGCGAAGCTTTTTTACTCCCATCTTTCTCAAGCATTCGATAGCAAAATCAAGCCGGTGATCTTCAAAATGAAACCATTGACATATTCCCATCTCCGGAGGAAAATATCTTAAAGCTGGTTTAGCTGTTCCATCGGCCCGTATAAGCCCCATATAAAAATGCCTATAATAGGAACTTCCTTCACTCTCTTTGTGTCGCGTTGTCGCTTCCCAGGCTGGTGGAAGATCAAACAAGCTGTACCAAAATATCCTCTCTACCCTGCCCATCAAAAGCTCTGAAGTTCGTTTTAAACCAAATACCTGCACTTCATCTGCACCAAAAGATGATGTGCCGACCTCGGTGACCCATACGGGCAGACTACAAACGCTCTCTACATCTTTTATTTTCTGTGGCCATTCATCTATTTGCCAGTGATTCCAATCAAGCGGAAATCCATGTATTGCAACAGCATCAAGAGTATCAAACAAACCATAACTGCTTAAAAGAGTGAGATAATTTGTATCAATTGGTGAAATGCCGCCCAGTACAACAGGTAAAGTAGGATGAGTACGCTTGATTGCCTTTGCCGCCAATGATGTCATTGCAGAAAACAGCTTCCAATCAGGATCTAATGTAAAATCCCAATGGGAGAGGTTATTTGGTTCATTCCAAAGTTTAATCGCCTCTATCATAATACTCCTCTAGATGTGAGGTGATAAAAAGAGCCTTTGACATAAATTTCTTACGCTTAACCTTGTGTGCCTCCAATACGTAATACTCAAGCTCCTCGGCACGATGAGCAGAAGTGTGCTCCTGCAAGACCCTCTTTTGTGCCTGTTGACCTATTTCCATACGTTGTGAATGAGGTATTTGAAGCAAAGTCTTATAGGTCTGTTCCATTGAACCACTTATAATGATCTCTTCATTGGGCTTAAAAAATGTCTCTAACCCCTCCCAGTAATCACTAATAACAGGTACTGCACATGCAGCTGCTTCAAATAACCTAACAGAGGGTGCATATCCTGATGCAATCATATCTGCTCGCGTTAGATTAAGAGTGTAACGTTGGGAGCAGTAGAATCGTCGATGATCAGCCGGAGCCAGGTGCTCCACTTTTTTTACATTTGCCGGCCATTTAATTTCTTTTGGATACTGAGGCCCAGCAACAATAAATTTGCCTTCAGGCCATTTCCTTGCAGTCTGAAGCATCAGAATCTCCAGTGAATCCTGCCTATCAGGACTAAATGTTCCCATGTATCCTAAGTCATATTTTATATCAACTTTTTGATGGTAATTCACTTCAGGGTCTACCGAACAATAGAGAGGTCTTGCGATTGGGGAGTTATAGACATTTTCTATTATATTGAGTATTGGTCCACCCGCAAAGGACAGATAAAGATCATATTTAGAAATGAGGTCAGGAGCAATATAATCATATTCTCTTCTCTTTAATTTTGACATAGTTACCGGTGTATCAATATCATAAAACGCTGTAATTCCACATGCAACACTGTTAACCCATTCACCTACAACCACACCATCAGGAACAAAAGAACCGACAATGACCAAGTCCGCTTTTTGTATAACAGACAAATATTTCTGTTTCAACTCATCTATTGAACTGTATAGTTCAATTTTACCATGAGACAGTTCAGGAGTATCTCTGTTGCAAGCATACCAAGGCATATCTCTTTCCAGAAATAATACTTTGTGACCTCTGGCTGATAGCTCCTTCATTAACCCACGGTATGTTGTTGCATGACCATTTCCCCAAGAGGAGGTAATAGTTAGACCCATGATAACAATATCATAATCTGGAGAAAGCATCAATTAGTAACCTCCTTATCCCTAACAACATATTCGTTAATTGCGTTTTGAACATCTTTAGCTCTATGTACATACGTGTGTGACTCCAATATTCTTTTCCTTGCAGAACGTCCAACTTCAAAGGCTATGTCTTCATCTATTGTGGTTAGTATTTCTGCAACATTTTCTCCATTAGATGCAACAAAACACTCTTTGTGTGGTTGAAGAAAAGCCTCAATACCGTCCCACTTATCGGTTATGATACAAGCTCCCGCCCCAGCCGCTTCAAAGATCCGTGTGGGTGGAGAAAAGCCGTAACTTGCCATACTCTGACGGTTAATATTGAGAATGGCCATTGATGAACAATTAAATTGGTTGTGCTCATGAGTATATACATGCCCAAGGCACTCAAGATTACCAAGGGATGGTATTTTACTATCCCAACCATTTCCACCGATTTTAAATTTGTATTCTGGTAAGAGAGAAGCTGGTTTAAAGAAAAATTCGCTTACTCTTTGTTCCCTGTCAGGCATTCGATTTCCTAAGAAGCCTAAACTGCATTCAAACTTTTCATTTTTTTCTACCGGATAGTGAGTAAACGGATCAAGAGCATTATAAACTGGAATACATATTTTCGCTCCAAGGCTTTTATACGCATTTACAACCATCTCCCCTCCCCCATAGGTAAGTATCATATCATACTCCGGAATAAGGGAGGCAAATGGATCGTTACGATTTGATTTAACTCTATCAAGAGTTGCAGGAGCATCCACATCCCAAAAAATTACGATACTCCCATTTGCCTTGTATTCAAGTACAGCTTCTTCAAGTACATCATCAAGATACCCAACACCACTTGCTTTGACGATAACATCAGCCCCCCTGGCCATATTTAGTGCTTTTTTTAATCCGGGTTCTGATGCCTCATAAACAATACTTTTTGCATAATGAGGATCTTCAATATCACGATGTTTTTGTCTGTCATAAGCATCTGGTTCAAAAAATGTAATCCGGTGACCTAAATCATATAATGCTTTCAATAGCCCTCTATAATAAGTTGCAGCACCATTCCAGTAAGCAGAAACCAAACTGGATCCAAAAAAAGCAATTCGCATTCTATTACTCACTATCATCCTCCTCTCTGAAGCATTCAGATCACTCTTGTCTCATTATTTGATCTGTTATTTTCGATTTTAATACCTATTTCAGAGCAAATATCCATTAATTCATCTACACGATGCCTACAGGTATGGCGCTGCAAAATAGTATTTCTCCCTTTTGTTGCTAAAGATTCCCTTAACTCTTGGTTGTTTAACACCTCCAATATCAATTTCTTCATTTCTTTGCCGTCACGAGCCATCAGATAATCCTCTCCCTCAGTAAACATTTTTTCACAATCATCCCAGGGAGAACATATCAGTGGAATGGCACATGATAGTGCTTCAAAGGGACGAATAGTAGGTATTCCAGGTAGCTTTTCAACATAAGGTTTTCTTGGAATGTGAACGGTCATCTTGAATCGAGAGAACAGTGAAGGCACCATATAGTTTGCAATC
Encoded proteins:
- a CDS encoding histidine phosphatase family protein; translated protein: MVELFLVRHGYVDFSGKIPGRLKNVHLSERGYEQSKQLVKILGKKKIDVVYSSPLERCVETAKPLCAEYGIPLQLDSLLIELDYGNWNGKTFESLEHDYEWKRFHSFRSLTKAPNGESMISVQNRMITFIEKLKRETPHRRILIVSHNEPIKSVISYLCGIALDMFLRLSIDPGSISEIRLFQDSAVLKTLNFVV
- a CDS encoding sugar phosphate nucleotidyltransferase, with the translated sequence MWGIIPAAGSGSRIQPLAFSKELLPVGSKVENGRLRPKAVCEYLVERMVRAGVTKICFVISSTKSDILSYFGQGNDSVHFSYTIQSNPCGLCDSIFRALPLINKDEQVLVGLPDTIWFPEKALCELPDDIFSLLLFPVKKPEFYDAVELNDDLSVKKIMVKHVQKHTNLIWGAFKLNGKILQKLYKLWCLKGKRDEYFGTLINTYIESGENVFGISAGSKYVDVGTVNGYYESVQLLKDSHENITSDKEDYQEQYS
- a CDS encoding glycosyltransferase; translation: MSNRMRIAFFGSSLVSAYWNGAATYYRGLLKALYDLGHRITFFEPDAYDRQKHRDIEDPHYAKSIVYEASEPGLKKALNMARGADVIVKASGVGYLDDVLEEAVLEYKANGSIVIFWDVDAPATLDRVKSNRNDPFASLIPEYDMILTYGGGEMVVNAYKSLGAKICIPVYNALDPFTHYPVEKNEKFECSLGFLGNRMPDREQRVSEFFFKPASLLPEYKFKIGGNGWDSKIPSLGNLECLGHVYTHEHNQFNCSSMAILNINRQSMASYGFSPPTRIFEAAGAGACIITDKWDGIEAFLQPHKECFVASNGENVAEILTTIDEDIAFEVGRSARKRILESHTYVHRAKDVQNAINEYVVRDKEVTN
- a CDS encoding glycosyltransferase, producing MTVVIFGLAISSSWGNGHATLWRGIIKELLKRNHEVIFYERDVPYYASHRDYIPPKGLQLVLYSTWKEVEYRVKKSLKRADAAIITSYCKNSQDAYNVIFNSDVKTKIFYDLDTPVTLNQIIDGEWPEYIPSEKLSSFDLVLSYTGGDSVDGLKRLLGAKRVDTLYGCVDPDWHKPVEPHPDYISDLSYLGTYALDRHGGFKELFLRVSEEFPGGRFLAGGAQYPEDFEWKANISFAGHVPPPLHNVFYSSSKFTLNITRKEMVKCGYCPSARIFEAAACRVPVISDSWSGIENFFEPISEILIAKSFMDVIEMLQMDQAQRDKIAKCAQERVFDQHRAYHRAQKLENLIVSIQQKECV
- a CDS encoding glycosyl hydrolase, which gives rise to MIEAIKLWNEPNNLSHWDFTLDPDWKLFSAMTSLAAKAIKRTHPTLPVVLGGISPIDTNYLTLLSSYGLFDTLDAVAIHGFPLDWNHWQIDEWPQKIKDVESVCSLPVWVTEVGTSSFGADEVQVFGLKRTSELLMGRVERIFWYSLFDLPPAWEATTRHKESEGSSYYRHFYMGLIRADGTAKPALRYFPPEMGICQWFHFEDHRLDFAIECLRKMGVKKLRTGISWADWHRPNAIDWFDKQMEALKEFDITITLCFTPPSRGIQPSITSPPIILEEFAEFAQDVVARYVKKETTISKD
- a CDS encoding glycosyltransferase, which gives rise to MLSPDYDIVIMGLTITSSWGNGHATTYRGLMKELSARGHKVLFLERDMPWYACNRDTPELSHGKIELYSSIDELKQKYLSVIQKADLVIVGSFVPDGVVVGEWVNSVACGITAFYDIDTPVTMSKLKRREYDYIAPDLISKYDLYLSFAGGPILNIIENVYNSPIARPLYCSVDPEVNYHQKVDIKYDLGYMGTFSPDRQDSLEILMLQTARKWPEGKFIVAGPQYPKEIKWPANVKKVEHLAPADHRRFYCSQRYTLNLTRADMIASGYAPSVRLFEAAACAVPVISDYWEGLETFFKPNEEIIISGSMEQTYKTLLQIPHSQRMEIGQQAQKRVLQEHTSAHRAEELEYYVLEAHKVKRKKFMSKALFITSHLEEYYDRGD